The Methanobacterium sp. BAmetb5 genome includes a region encoding these proteins:
- a CDS encoding thioesterase family protein, whose translation MYTISVTPRFGDADGLRHINNIVLAEWFELARNKIYRLFTPDLDLSYEKWKLIMVKTDFEFLGQMYYNGDVDIKTSIIRIGNSSYTTYHEAWQSGHLKARGTAVLVNYDFIQQKSRPIPEDVREQLEEFLEDDPR comes from the coding sequence ATGTACACGATTTCAGTTACACCCCGTTTTGGAGATGCCGATGGCTTAAGACACATAAACAACATAGTTCTTGCTGAATGGTTTGAACTGGCCAGAAACAAGATTTACCGGTTATTCACCCCTGACCTGGATCTCAGCTACGAGAAATGGAAACTGATAATGGTTAAAACTGATTTCGAATTCCTGGGACAGATGTACTACAACGGAGATGTGGACATAAAAACTAGTATTATTCGGATTGGTAATAGTTCCTACACCACTTACCATGAGGCCTGGCAATCAGGACACCTCAAAGCCAGGGGAACCGCTGTTCTAGTAAATTACGACTTCATACAGCAGAAATCAAGACCCATACCCGAGGATGTAAGGGAACAACTGGAAGAATTTTTGGAAGACGACCCAAGGTAA
- a CDS encoding helix-turn-helix domain-containing protein, with protein sequence MSEENKVGAKIRQLREYREMSQEELADASFSSVELIENLESGALVPSLTPLLKIARALGVRLGTLLDDAPQNGPFMVKSGRSDNIIRFSGQEGLGDHSNKSALEFYSLAYGKGDRHMEPFLIDIHPTLNQDYELSSHEGEEFLYVIQGKIEVLYGKESYILEPEDSIYYDSVVPHHVHAKEKDSKMLAVVYTPF encoded by the coding sequence ATGTCAGAGGAGAATAAAGTTGGAGCGAAGATCCGTCAGTTACGGGAATATCGCGAAATGTCACAGGAAGAACTGGCCGATGCCAGTTTTAGCAGTGTAGAACTCATAGAAAATCTGGAAAGTGGAGCACTGGTACCCTCACTGACTCCTCTTTTGAAAATTGCCCGGGCACTGGGTGTCCGCCTGGGAACCCTGCTGGATGATGCCCCACAAAACGGCCCATTCATGGTCAAATCCGGAAGATCCGATAATATAATACGTTTCTCCGGTCAGGAAGGATTGGGAGACCACAGTAACAAAAGTGCACTGGAATTCTACTCACTGGCCTACGGAAAAGGGGACCGTCATATGGAACCATTCCTCATTGACATCCACCCCACTCTTAACCAGGACTACGAGTTATCCTCCCACGAAGGTGAAGAATTCCTGTACGTCATCCAGGGTAAAATAGAAGTACTCTACGGAAAGGAAAGCTACATCCTGGAACCAGAAGATAGTATTTACTATGATTCAGTGGTTCCCCACCATGTACATGCCAAAGAAAAGGATTCAAAGATGCTGGCAGTGGTATACACTCCCTTTTAA
- the glmS gene encoding glutamine--fructose-6-phosphate transaminase (isomerizing), whose protein sequence is MCGIVGCILKNDKAAPVLLDCVQRLEYRGYDSVGLATYSSSGINIKKDRGKIKEVSQKLHLEELPGEIGIGHVRWATHGLPTQENAHPHTDCEGKIAVVHNGIIENYKELKDQLVSEGHHFVSQTDTEVIAHLIEKYHKDGLDLEEAINKAITKLHGSYAFAVISTDEPNRILGVRKESPLILGLGDGEYFLASDAPAILQHTRRIIYLADHETFIMDEEGITVKDRDGRVLDKPVETIRWTPEMAQKGGYPHFMLKEIHEQPDAVQNTLFEVSDIKKIVSQFPEFKRVTFVACGTSYHASLVGKYLFEGLLGLPTDVILASEFEFSEKAIDPHALVIFISQSGETADTLKALRIANKKAKTLAIVNVLGSTATREADYVIFTRAGPEIGVAATKTYISQLTCIYLLAACMCQDEELLEELQKIPDCMKAVLSLEEGIKEMAGKYKDAQDFFFIGRGFSYPTALEGALKLKEITYIHGEGYAAGELKHGPLALIDDDVPVVAVVPPGKSHDRTLSNVQEVKARGARVIGLGSEDDQVLSSEASDMVKFPHQIPELLSPLLYVVPLQLLAYHISVQRGIDPDKPKNLAKCVTVE, encoded by the coding sequence ATCAACATCAAGAAAGACCGGGGAAAAATCAAAGAAGTTTCCCAGAAACTGCACCTGGAAGAGCTTCCGGGAGAAATAGGCATAGGGCATGTTCGCTGGGCCACCCACGGACTCCCCACCCAGGAAAATGCCCACCCCCACACGGATTGTGAGGGAAAAATCGCCGTGGTTCACAACGGAATCATAGAAAACTACAAGGAACTCAAGGACCAGCTGGTCAGTGAAGGACACCACTTCGTCTCCCAAACTGATACGGAGGTAATTGCCCACCTCATTGAAAAATATCATAAAGATGGCCTGGACCTGGAGGAGGCCATAAACAAGGCCATCACCAAGCTCCACGGGTCCTATGCCTTTGCAGTTATCAGTACTGATGAACCCAACCGTATCCTGGGGGTACGGAAAGAAAGTCCATTAATACTGGGACTGGGAGACGGTGAATATTTCCTGGCTTCCGATGCCCCGGCCATACTGCAGCACACCCGTAGGATCATCTACTTGGCAGACCATGAGACCTTCATTATGGATGAAGAGGGCATCACGGTCAAGGATCGTGATGGCCGGGTGCTGGATAAACCGGTTGAAACCATCCGCTGGACTCCGGAAATGGCTCAGAAGGGAGGCTATCCTCATTTCATGCTTAAAGAAATCCATGAACAACCAGATGCCGTTCAGAATACTCTATTTGAGGTTTCAGATATCAAAAAGATAGTCAGTCAATTCCCAGAATTCAAAAGAGTCACCTTCGTTGCCTGTGGAACAAGTTACCATGCTTCACTGGTGGGCAAATACCTGTTTGAAGGACTTTTAGGACTACCCACTGATGTAATCCTGGCTTCAGAGTTTGAATTCTCTGAAAAGGCCATTGACCCTCATGCCCTGGTTATATTCATCAGCCAGTCTGGAGAAACAGCAGACACATTAAAAGCCCTTAGAATAGCCAATAAAAAGGCTAAAACCCTGGCAATAGTCAATGTACTGGGCAGCACAGCCACCAGGGAAGCTGATTATGTCATATTCACCAGAGCCGGCCCAGAAATCGGTGTGGCTGCTACCAAGACCTACATCAGTCAGTTGACCTGCATATATCTCCTGGCAGCTTGCATGTGTCAGGATGAGGAACTTTTAGAAGAACTTCAAAAGATCCCGGATTGCATGAAAGCAGTGCTATCCCTGGAGGAGGGTATCAAAGAAATGGCTGGAAAATACAAGGACGCCCAGGATTTCTTCTTCATTGGCCGCGGATTCTCCTATCCCACCGCCCTGGAGGGAGCACTGAAGCTCAAGGAAATAACTTACATCCATGGTGAAGGATACGCAGCCGGAGAACTCAAACACGGACCACTAGCCCTAATAGATGATGATGTGCCGGTGGTGGCAGTTGTCCCTCCTGGTAAAAGTCACGATCGAACGTTGAGTAATGTGCAAGAGGTTAAAGCCCGGGGAGCACGGGTAATAGGTTTGGGATCAGAGGATGATCAGGTCTTAAGTTCGGAAGCTAGTGACATGGTAAAATTCCCCCACCAGATTCCGGAGCTACTTTCACCACTCCTTTACGTGGTTCCCTTACAGTTACTGGCCTACCACATAAGTGTTCAGAGGGGAATTGACCCGGATAAACCTAAAAACCTGGCCAAATGCGTAACTGTGGAATAA